In Microbacterium enclense, one genomic interval encodes:
- a CDS encoding acetate kinase, with the protein MSVVLVVNSGSSSFKYQLLDMDREQVLASGLVERIGEDLGVAKHTVTAAALASTDGPAPTVTDATFTIEREIPDHTAGFAVMLEAFAAHGPSLDERPPVAVGHRVVHGGARFFEPTVVTPLVEINIDELSVLAPLHNPANLAGIVAAKKAFPDVPHVAVFDTAFHQSLAPEAYTYAIDRELAEAHRIRRYGFHGTSHKFVSEAAAAFVGRPLGELKQIVFHLGNGASVAAIEGGRSVDTSMGLTPLEGLVMGTRSGDLDPAVLFQLARRADMSIADLDALLNKRSGLLGLAGVSDMRDIGERRDAGDPAAQLAFDVYVHRLRAYAGAYLAQLDGVDVISFTAGVGENSVRVREEAMATLGFAGVEIDPERNAARERGIRRISTDSSRVEVLVVPTNEELEIARQTLSVTA; encoded by the coding sequence ATGAGCGTCGTGCTCGTCGTCAACAGCGGATCGTCGTCGTTCAAGTACCAGCTGCTCGACATGGATCGCGAACAGGTTCTGGCCTCCGGACTCGTCGAGCGCATCGGCGAGGACCTCGGCGTCGCGAAGCACACCGTGACCGCCGCCGCCCTCGCGTCGACCGATGGTCCGGCCCCGACGGTGACGGATGCCACCTTCACCATCGAGCGCGAGATTCCCGACCACACGGCGGGCTTCGCGGTGATGCTCGAGGCCTTCGCGGCGCACGGCCCCTCGCTCGACGAGCGTCCCCCGGTGGCCGTCGGCCACCGCGTCGTGCACGGCGGGGCGCGGTTCTTCGAGCCGACCGTGGTGACGCCCCTGGTCGAGATCAACATCGACGAGCTGTCGGTCCTCGCACCCCTGCACAACCCGGCCAACCTCGCGGGCATCGTGGCGGCGAAGAAGGCCTTCCCCGACGTCCCGCACGTTGCCGTGTTCGACACGGCCTTCCACCAGTCCCTCGCACCCGAGGCGTACACCTACGCGATCGACCGCGAGCTCGCCGAGGCCCACCGCATCCGCCGCTACGGCTTCCACGGCACGAGTCACAAGTTCGTCAGCGAAGCCGCGGCGGCTTTCGTCGGCCGTCCGCTCGGCGAGCTCAAGCAGATCGTCTTCCACCTCGGCAACGGCGCGTCGGTCGCCGCGATCGAGGGCGGCCGCTCGGTCGACACGTCGATGGGACTCACGCCCCTCGAGGGGCTCGTCATGGGCACGCGCTCGGGTGACCTCGACCCGGCCGTGCTCTTCCAGCTCGCCCGCCGCGCTGACATGTCGATCGCTGATCTCGACGCTCTTCTCAACAAGAGATCGGGCCTGCTGGGCCTGGCCGGTGTGAGCGACATGCGCGACATCGGCGAGCGACGGGATGCCGGAGACCCGGCGGCCCAGCTCGCCTTCGACGTCTATGTCCACCGTCTCCGCGCCTACGCCGGGGCGTACCTCGCTCAGCTCGACGGGGTGGACGTCATCTCGTTCACCGCCGGGGTGGGGGAGAACTCCGTCCGTGTGCGGGAGGAGGCGATGGCCACGCTCGGCTTCGCCGGTGTCGAGATCGACCCGGAACGGAACGCGGCACGGGAGCGCGGCATCCGTCGGATCTCGACCGACTCCTCGCGCGTCGAGGTGCTCGTCGTCCCCACGAACGAAGAACTCGAGATCGCACGTCAGACTCTCTCGGTCACCGCCTGA
- a CDS encoding Ig domain-containing protein gives MASRSAQASRTARRVLTLVAALTLAAGPGLIATSPAVAATACATPLTVDLTVLLQGAYDAGSGLMRTSYLTQGSLPATEPYEALGYPLRGGEDNTVSLVDPGTVAAPVDWVLVELRSAADPTQIVATDTVTLGRNGTANAAPRFFAPAGEYFVAVEHRNHLGLMTAAPISVQTTGTVVDFTSPTTAVYDDGSGVDGNRVVSGSVALMRAGDASRTPGVAHRVEYAEEAQAILDRLDGDVTRILRGYFTEDVNLNGNVRYAGAANDPTTVLSTVLGGDQAAVLVEQLPVGVLGAEPACDPPVITSPNPSGAELGTAFSFPVTASGTRPITYAITAGSLPPGLTLDPATGLIAGTPTTAGTFPFTITATNAYGSDTQSSELTLSVAPTPTPTSTPTVAPTPDPTSAPTPSPSPTVSRAPLATTGADVDPTVPVVGGALLLLGGLVLAARFGLRTRSRRSR, from the coding sequence ATGGCATCCCGCAGCGCGCAAGCGTCCCGAACCGCGAGGCGAGTCCTCACCCTGGTCGCCGCTCTCACCCTGGCCGCCGGACCGGGGCTGATCGCGACGAGCCCGGCGGTGGCCGCGACCGCGTGCGCGACGCCTCTCACGGTCGATCTCACGGTGCTGCTCCAGGGCGCGTACGACGCGGGGAGCGGGCTGATGAGGACCAGCTACCTCACCCAGGGGTCGCTTCCGGCGACAGAGCCGTACGAAGCGCTCGGATACCCGCTGCGCGGCGGCGAGGACAACACCGTCTCGCTCGTCGATCCGGGAACTGTTGCGGCGCCGGTCGACTGGGTGCTCGTCGAGTTGCGCTCGGCGGCGGATCCCACCCAGATCGTGGCGACCGACACCGTCACCCTCGGCCGCAACGGGACGGCGAACGCGGCACCGCGCTTCTTCGCCCCGGCGGGCGAGTACTTCGTCGCCGTCGAACACCGCAACCATCTCGGTCTCATGACCGCCGCGCCCATCTCCGTGCAGACCACCGGAACCGTGGTCGACTTCACCTCGCCGACGACCGCCGTGTACGACGACGGTTCCGGCGTCGACGGCAACCGCGTGGTCAGCGGCTCCGTCGCGCTCATGCGCGCCGGCGATGCGAGTCGAACCCCGGGAGTCGCCCACCGCGTCGAGTACGCCGAGGAGGCGCAGGCGATCCTCGACCGTCTGGACGGGGATGTGACGAGGATCCTGCGCGGATACTTCACCGAGGACGTGAATCTGAACGGGAACGTCCGGTACGCGGGAGCCGCCAACGACCCGACGACCGTGCTGAGCACGGTCCTGGGCGGAGATCAGGCGGCAGTGCTCGTCGAGCAGCTTCCCGTCGGGGTCCTCGGGGCCGAGCCCGCCTGCGACCCGCCCGTCATCACCTCGCCGAACCCGTCGGGTGCCGAGCTGGGAACCGCCTTCTCCTTCCCGGTCACCGCGTCGGGCACCAGGCCGATCACCTACGCCATCACCGCGGGCTCCCTCCCTCCCGGGCTGACCCTCGACCCGGCGACGGGGCTCATCGCCGGCACGCCCACCACCGCGGGGACGTTCCCGTTCACGATCACCGCGACCAACGCCTACGGCTCCGACACGCAGTCGAGCGAACTCACGCTGAGCGTCGCGCCCACTCCGACACCGACGTCGACACCGACGGTGGCGCCCACCCCCGACCCCACGTCAGCGCCCACCCCGTCGCCCTCGCCCACGGTGAGCCGGGCGCCTCTCGCCACGACGGGCGCCGACGTCGACCCGACGGTGCCGGTCGTGGGCGGTGCACTGCTGCTCCTCGGCGGGCTGGTGCTCGCCGCCCGCTTCGGGCTGCGCACCCGGTCACGCCGGAGTCGCTGA
- a CDS encoding beta-phosphoglucomutase family hydrolase, with translation MTDTPALPDLTGYEGVLFDLDGVLTPTAEVHMRAWKEMFDELFAAWNIEPAYTDRDYFEYVDGKKRYDGVASLLRSRDVEVPWGDPSDDPSADTVCGVGNRKNAVFSRILRAEGIAPYPGSVALLDVLQAAGTPIAVVSSSKNAVEVLEAAGLRHRFPVVMDGVVAERDHLASKPAPDVFAEAARLLGVDPARSVAVEDALSGVRSAVAAGYAAVVGVDRGVGADDLTAAGATVVVDDLAAFVD, from the coding sequence GTGACCGACACGCCCGCACTTCCCGACCTCACCGGCTACGAGGGCGTGCTGTTCGACCTCGACGGCGTGCTGACGCCGACCGCCGAGGTGCACATGCGCGCGTGGAAAGAGATGTTCGACGAGCTGTTCGCGGCGTGGAACATCGAGCCGGCTTACACCGACCGCGACTACTTCGAGTACGTCGACGGCAAGAAGCGCTACGACGGGGTCGCGAGCCTGCTGCGCAGCCGTGACGTCGAGGTGCCCTGGGGCGACCCCTCCGACGATCCGTCCGCTGACACGGTGTGCGGGGTCGGCAACCGCAAGAACGCGGTGTTCTCGCGTATCCTGCGCGCCGAGGGCATCGCGCCGTACCCCGGTTCGGTCGCCCTCCTCGACGTGCTGCAGGCCGCCGGAACCCCCATCGCCGTGGTGTCGAGCTCGAAGAACGCCGTCGAGGTGCTCGAGGCCGCGGGACTGCGCCACAGGTTCCCCGTCGTCATGGACGGCGTCGTCGCCGAACGCGACCACCTTGCCTCCAAGCCCGCCCCCGATGTCTTCGCCGAGGCGGCCCGCCTGCTCGGTGTCGATCCCGCGCGATCGGTGGCCGTCGAAGACGCCCTGAGCGGTGTGCGCTCGGCCGTCGCCGCCGGTTACGCGGCGGTCGTGGGCGTCGATCGCGGCGTCGGAGCCGACGACCTCACGGCCGCCGGTGCCACCGTGGTCGTCGACGACCTGGCCGCGTTCGTAGACTGA
- a CDS encoding glycosyl hydrolase family 65 protein, with the protein MIDRDRFPIDEWRLIETEFSVDDVGVTETLFSVGNGYLGLRGNPIEGRFALEQGTFINGFHETFPIRHAEQAYGFAEVGQTIINAPDAKVLRVYVDDEPLSLDVADVREYERVLDMRQGILRRSLLWVTPSGKHVRIEDERFVSFDEKHLAVLRLTVTVLDSDAPVTVSSQLLNRQDGEGIYGGSPMASKQSGFDPRKTEKLSDRVLQPREYWQDGDRSALSYEVTDSGMTLAVVADHLVDTANEWTSRQLIEPDIAKNVFRVDARAGVPTTITKLVSYHTSRGVPTGELLDRCRRTLDRARETGVDGLVDQQIAWYAAFWDRSDVRIGGHGDLQQATRWCLFQLAQAAARADGQGVPAKGVTGSGYSGHYFWDTEVYVLPFLAYTSPLWARNALRMRYLMLPAARKRAHQLNEAGALFPWRTINGEEASAYYAAGTAQYHINADVSFALAKYVRATGDEEFLAREGVDIAVDTARLWSTLGFWRSSDGGDEHDSFHIHGVTGPDEYTTVVNDNLFTNVMARFNLRFAARTVRDLAENDPDAYAHMADRMNLDPSEPERWDRAAEAMHIPFSPALGIHPQDAVFLEREIWDLENTPPDQRPLLLHFHPLVIYRYQVLKQADVVLALFLQGNHFTDAEKLADFEYYDPLTTGDSTLSAVVQSILAAEVGYQDLALEYFRQAAFVDLGDLHHNASDGVHVASAGGVWTALVSGFGGMRDHFGQLTFDPRLPADWPELSYVLHWHGTRLDITLTATALTLRAGGDGEPVEFAVRGADYTVAPGETVRVPLHGQGPVRPGRPSIRQLEGSVREDGTLLLASVPIVTAAIPVVGDDDEPVAVGLDV; encoded by the coding sequence ATGATCGATCGCGATCGTTTCCCCATCGATGAATGGCGCCTCATCGAGACCGAGTTCTCGGTCGACGATGTGGGAGTCACCGAGACCCTCTTCTCCGTCGGGAACGGCTACCTGGGTCTTCGCGGAAACCCCATCGAAGGACGCTTCGCGCTCGAGCAGGGCACGTTCATCAACGGCTTCCACGAGACGTTCCCCATCCGCCACGCCGAACAGGCCTACGGCTTCGCGGAGGTCGGGCAGACGATCATCAATGCACCGGATGCCAAGGTCCTGCGCGTCTATGTCGACGACGAGCCGCTCTCGCTCGACGTCGCGGACGTGCGCGAGTACGAGCGCGTGCTCGACATGCGCCAGGGGATCCTGCGCCGGAGCCTGCTCTGGGTGACCCCGTCGGGCAAGCACGTCCGGATCGAGGACGAGCGTTTCGTCTCGTTCGACGAGAAGCATCTCGCGGTGCTCCGGCTCACCGTGACGGTGCTCGACTCCGACGCCCCGGTCACCGTGAGCAGCCAGCTGCTCAACCGACAGGACGGCGAAGGCATCTACGGCGGCTCGCCGATGGCATCCAAGCAATCCGGGTTCGACCCGCGCAAGACCGAGAAGCTGAGCGACCGTGTGCTCCAGCCGCGCGAGTACTGGCAGGACGGCGACCGGTCCGCGCTGAGCTACGAGGTGACCGACTCGGGCATGACGCTCGCCGTCGTCGCCGACCACCTCGTCGACACCGCCAACGAATGGACGTCGCGTCAGCTCATCGAGCCCGACATCGCCAAGAACGTCTTCCGCGTCGACGCGCGGGCGGGTGTACCCACGACCATCACGAAACTCGTGAGCTACCACACCTCGCGCGGTGTTCCCACGGGCGAACTCCTCGATCGCTGCCGGCGCACGCTCGACCGCGCCCGTGAGACGGGAGTCGACGGCCTCGTCGACCAGCAGATCGCCTGGTACGCGGCGTTCTGGGATCGCTCCGACGTGCGCATCGGCGGCCACGGCGACCTGCAGCAGGCCACGCGCTGGTGCCTGTTCCAGCTCGCGCAGGCCGCGGCCCGCGCCGACGGCCAGGGCGTCCCCGCCAAGGGCGTCACCGGCTCCGGCTACAGCGGCCACTACTTCTGGGACACCGAGGTCTACGTCCTGCCGTTCCTGGCGTACACGTCACCGCTGTGGGCCCGTAATGCGCTGCGCATGCGATACCTCATGCTCCCGGCGGCGCGAAAGCGCGCCCATCAGCTCAACGAGGCGGGCGCACTGTTCCCCTGGCGCACGATCAACGGGGAGGAGGCCTCGGCGTACTACGCCGCCGGCACCGCGCAGTACCACATCAATGCCGACGTCTCCTTCGCGCTGGCGAAGTACGTGCGTGCCACCGGCGACGAGGAGTTCCTCGCCCGCGAGGGCGTCGACATCGCCGTCGACACGGCGCGGCTGTGGTCGACGCTCGGGTTCTGGCGCTCGAGCGACGGCGGCGACGAGCACGACTCGTTCCACATCCACGGCGTCACCGGTCCCGACGAGTACACCACCGTCGTCAACGACAACCTGTTCACGAACGTCATGGCGCGCTTCAACCTGCGCTTCGCCGCCCGAACGGTCCGCGACCTCGCCGAGAACGACCCCGACGCGTACGCGCACATGGCCGATCGCATGAACCTCGATCCCTCCGAGCCCGAGCGGTGGGACCGGGCGGCCGAGGCGATGCACATCCCGTTCAGCCCGGCGCTCGGCATCCATCCGCAGGACGCGGTGTTCCTCGAGCGCGAGATCTGGGACCTCGAGAACACCCCGCCCGATCAGCGTCCGCTCCTGCTGCACTTCCACCCGCTGGTGATCTACCGGTACCAGGTGCTCAAGCAGGCCGATGTCGTGCTCGCCCTGTTCCTGCAGGGCAATCACTTCACGGATGCCGAGAAGCTCGCCGACTTCGAGTACTACGACCCGCTGACCACCGGCGACTCGACGCTGTCGGCGGTCGTGCAGTCGATCCTCGCCGCCGAGGTGGGCTACCAGGACCTCGCTCTGGAGTATTTCCGCCAGGCCGCGTTCGTCGACCTCGGCGACCTGCACCACAACGCCTCCGACGGCGTGCACGTGGCGTCGGCGGGCGGCGTGTGGACGGCTCTGGTGAGCGGCTTCGGCGGCATGCGCGACCACTTCGGTCAGCTCACGTTCGACCCGCGTCTCCCCGCGGACTGGCCCGAGCTGTCGTACGTGCTGCACTGGCACGGCACGCGACTCGACATCACGCTGACCGCGACGGCGCTCACGCTGCGTGCGGGCGGTGACGGTGAGCCCGTCGAGTTCGCGGTCCGTGGCGCCGACTACACCGTCGCCCCCGGGGAGACGGTGCGGGTGCCGTTGCACGGTCAGGGGCCCGTCCGCCCGGGACGGCCCTCGATCCGTCAGCTCGAGGGATCGGTCCGCGAAGACGGCACGCTGCTGCTGGCCTCGGTCCCGATCGTCACGGCGGCCATCCCCGTCGTGGGCGACGACGACGAACCCGTCGCCGTCGGTCTCGACGTCTGA
- the recR gene encoding recombination mediator RecR, whose product MYDGIVQDLIDEFGRLPGIGPKSAQRIAFHILQSPSFDVSRLSTLLGEIRDKVKFCEICGNVSEQDRCSICRDPRRNPALICVVEDAKDVAAIERTREFRGLYHVLGGAISPIAGIGPDDLRVSQLMQRLADGTVQEVILATNPNLEGEATATYLSRLLHTLEIRVTRLASGLPVGGDLEYADEVTLGRAFEGRRTL is encoded by the coding sequence ATGTACGACGGCATCGTCCAAGACCTGATCGACGAGTTCGGCCGGCTCCCCGGGATCGGCCCGAAGTCGGCGCAGCGCATCGCCTTCCACATCCTGCAGTCCCCGAGCTTTGACGTCTCCCGTCTCTCGACGCTGCTGGGTGAGATCCGCGACAAGGTGAAGTTCTGCGAGATCTGCGGCAACGTGTCCGAGCAGGACCGCTGCTCGATCTGCCGCGATCCTCGTCGCAACCCCGCGCTGATCTGCGTCGTCGAAGACGCGAAGGATGTCGCCGCCATCGAGCGCACGCGCGAATTCCGCGGGCTCTATCACGTGCTCGGTGGGGCGATCAGTCCCATCGCGGGCATCGGCCCCGACGACCTGCGCGTCAGCCAGCTGATGCAGCGCCTCGCCGACGGGACGGTGCAAGAAGTGATCCTCGCCACCAACCCGAACCTCGAGGGTGAGGCGACGGCCACCTACCTCAGCCGGCTGCTGCACACGCTCGAGATCCGCGTCACCCGGTTGGCATCCGGGCTCCCCGTCGGCGGCGACCTCGAGTACGCCGACGAGGTCACCCTGGGTCGCGCATTCGAAGGGCGCCGCACCCTCTGA
- a CDS encoding threonine/serine exporter family protein, translated as MSPTPRRLLSSLRRLVHTDDASSPETQMLPVIDEGLSTRILDLAIRIGETMLVVGAPANEVTLTIVRVCGAYGLDPVHVDVTYNSITIAHSRPGATHPTTLLRVVRGSVPDHAKLQRLQALVTEITGGLGLDDAIARCRAIRRLPFRYRPAIVIAAQASLAVGVAIMFGANWLALVLSFIAAALAATTQHLLARARVPYFFAQIAGGFVLTVVAALSPLMHYTGLDAAAAIRPSVIVASGIVLMLAGLTVVGAAQDAIDGFALTATGRILELTTQTLGVVLGILAGLETVRVLGLGMSAPSNALPLGPVTVQFVGAAVIAIAVAVYNGAGARIVVVSAALSLVAWAGYVGASSLGFEVAAASGVGAFIGSFVGIVVAYRLHVPSVAITTAAILPLVPGAAVFRGLLGVVESGDDPTVLMTGVTTLAGAATIGIALAVGASLGIYLGQPVRATLSSVVRARARTRR; from the coding sequence TTGTCCCCCACCCCGCGTCGACTGCTCTCGTCGTTGCGCCGCCTCGTCCACACCGACGACGCGTCGTCCCCGGAGACGCAGATGCTCCCCGTCATCGACGAGGGGCTGTCGACGCGCATCCTCGACCTCGCGATCCGCATCGGCGAGACGATGCTCGTCGTTGGTGCGCCGGCGAACGAGGTGACCCTGACGATCGTCCGGGTGTGCGGCGCGTACGGCCTGGACCCCGTCCATGTCGACGTCACGTACAACTCGATCACCATCGCGCACAGTCGCCCCGGTGCGACGCACCCGACCACCCTGCTACGCGTCGTCCGGGGCTCCGTTCCCGATCACGCCAAGCTCCAGCGTCTGCAGGCGCTGGTCACCGAGATCACCGGCGGTCTGGGCCTCGATGACGCGATCGCGCGGTGCCGGGCCATCCGTCGCCTGCCCTTCCGCTACCGCCCCGCGATCGTCATCGCCGCGCAGGCCTCGCTCGCCGTGGGCGTGGCGATCATGTTCGGCGCGAACTGGCTCGCGTTGGTGCTGTCGTTCATCGCCGCCGCTCTCGCTGCCACCACCCAGCATCTCCTCGCCCGAGCCCGCGTGCCGTACTTCTTCGCGCAGATCGCCGGAGGATTCGTCCTCACCGTCGTCGCGGCCCTCTCCCCGCTGATGCACTACACCGGGCTCGATGCGGCCGCCGCGATCCGACCGTCGGTGATCGTGGCATCCGGGATCGTCCTCATGCTGGCCGGACTCACCGTGGTGGGAGCGGCACAGGATGCCATCGACGGCTTCGCGCTCACCGCCACGGGGCGCATCCTCGAGCTGACGACGCAGACGCTCGGCGTGGTGCTCGGCATCCTCGCGGGCCTGGAAACGGTGCGCGTGCTGGGGCTGGGGATGTCTGCGCCGTCGAACGCGCTGCCGCTGGGCCCCGTGACCGTGCAGTTCGTCGGCGCGGCGGTGATCGCGATCGCCGTCGCTGTGTACAACGGCGCGGGCGCACGCATCGTCGTCGTCAGCGCGGCGCTGAGCCTGGTCGCCTGGGCCGGGTACGTGGGCGCCTCGTCACTCGGATTCGAGGTGGCCGCGGCCAGCGGGGTCGGCGCGTTCATCGGCAGCTTCGTCGGCATCGTCGTCGCCTACCGACTGCATGTCCCCTCGGTCGCGATCACGACCGCGGCGATCCTGCCGTTGGTTCCCGGTGCGGCGGTGTTCCGCGGACTGCTGGGCGTGGTCGAGTCCGGTGACGATCCCACGGTGCTGATGACCGGCGTCACCACGCTCGCCGGCGCGGCCACGATCGGTATCGCCCTCGCGGTGGGGGCGTCGCTGGGCATTTACCTGGGGCAGCCGGTGCGCGCCACGCTGTCGAGCGTGGTGAGGGCGCGGGCGCGGACACGTCGCTGA
- a CDS encoding aspartate kinase produces the protein MALIVQKYGGSSVADAESIKRVAKRIVDTRRAGHEVVVAVSAMGDTTDELLDLAGQVAPIPAPRELDMLLSSGERISMALLAMAIHSMGFEARSFTGSQAGMITDATHGAARIVDVTPVRLREALDEGAIVIVAGFQGFNRDTRDITTLGRGGSDTTAVALAAALKADVCEIYSDVDGIFTADPRVVPLARKLDRVGSEEMLELAANGAKVLYIRAVEYARRHGVLIHARSTFSSGEGTWVLDASKTSSLVPEREAMEEPIVAGVATDLSQAKITVIGVPDVPGKAADIFKIVAKSGANVDMIVQNVSAAATGRTDISFTLPKTDATTALKALAGEQSEVGFESLVHDDQIGKLSVVGAGMRTHSGVSATLFEALSMAGVNIEMISTSEIRISVVVRGVDLAEAARLVHTAYGLDGEAEATVHAGTGR, from the coding sequence ATGGCGCTGATCGTCCAGAAGTACGGCGGTTCGTCCGTCGCCGACGCCGAGAGCATCAAGCGGGTCGCGAAGCGCATCGTCGACACGCGTCGCGCCGGCCACGAGGTCGTCGTCGCGGTGAGCGCCATGGGCGACACCACCGACGAGCTGCTCGACCTCGCGGGGCAGGTCGCGCCGATCCCCGCCCCGCGGGAGCTCGACATGCTGCTCTCCAGCGGCGAGCGCATCTCGATGGCGTTGCTCGCGATGGCCATCCACTCGATGGGCTTCGAGGCACGCTCGTTCACCGGCAGCCAGGCCGGCATGATCACGGATGCCACCCACGGCGCCGCACGCATCGTCGACGTCACCCCCGTGCGCCTGCGCGAAGCCCTCGACGAGGGCGCGATCGTCATCGTCGCCGGCTTCCAGGGCTTCAACCGCGACACCCGCGACATCACGACCCTCGGCCGCGGCGGCTCGGACACCACCGCGGTCGCGCTCGCGGCGGCGCTCAAGGCCGACGTGTGCGAGATCTACAGCGACGTCGACGGCATCTTCACCGCCGACCCTCGCGTCGTCCCCCTGGCGCGGAAGCTCGACCGCGTCGGCAGCGAAGAGATGCTGGAGCTGGCCGCCAACGGCGCGAAGGTCCTCTACATCCGCGCCGTCGAGTACGCCCGCCGCCACGGCGTGCTGATCCACGCGCGATCCACGTTCAGCTCGGGCGAGGGCACCTGGGTGCTCGACGCTTCGAAGACCTCCTCACTCGTCCCCGAAAGAGAAGCCATGGAAGAGCCCATCGTCGCCGGCGTCGCCACCGACCTCAGCCAGGCCAAGATCACCGTCATCGGCGTGCCCGACGTTCCCGGCAAGGCCGCCGACATCTTCAAGATCGTCGCGAAGTCCGGTGCGAACGTCGACATGATCGTCCAGAACGTCTCCGCTGCCGCCACCGGCCGCACCGACATCTCCTTCACGCTCCCCAAGACCGATGCCACGACCGCCCTCAAGGCGCTCGCCGGGGAGCAGTCCGAGGTCGGGTTCGAGAGCCTCGTGCACGACGACCAGATCGGCAAGCTCTCCGTCGTGGGCGCGGGCATGCGCACGCACTCCGGCGTCTCGGCGACGCTCTTCGAGGCCCTCAGCATGGCGGGCGTCAACATCGAGATGATCTCGACCTCCGAGATCCGCATCTCTGTCGTCGTGCGCGGTGTCGACCTCGCCGAGGCCGCACGTCTGGTGCACACCGCGTACGGTCTGGACGGCGAGGCCGAGGCCACCGTCCACGCCGGCACCGGCCGCTGA
- a CDS encoding FCD domain-containing protein, with protein MTPTSAGADEHFVAPALSGVSPLSMFDAVRARLYLAIELGLLTAGDRLPSDARSAEALDVSVATIRRAFGALAEENVLVRKRGRHGGTFVADDVDPTRWAADPAVQRFRDEAPTVRALINERALIESALAAEAAWRHDDPATTVHLREARTAIEAATAAEDWTEFHAADVRFHRAVSAASGQEWALAQHRAVADALYAYFVPYPIAYLRESNAQHLAVVEAIERGDAERAAHAARTHVLELRESMFIAPRPSGSGR; from the coding sequence ATGACCCCGACGAGCGCCGGTGCGGACGAGCACTTCGTCGCGCCGGCGCTGTCGGGGGTCTCGCCCCTGTCGATGTTCGACGCGGTGCGGGCCCGACTGTATCTGGCGATCGAGCTGGGCCTGCTCACAGCCGGCGACCGCCTCCCGTCGGATGCCCGGTCCGCGGAGGCCCTCGACGTCAGCGTCGCCACCATCCGTCGCGCGTTCGGTGCGCTCGCGGAAGAGAACGTCCTCGTGCGCAAGCGAGGTCGTCACGGCGGGACGTTCGTCGCCGACGACGTCGACCCGACGCGCTGGGCCGCGGACCCCGCCGTCCAGCGCTTCCGGGACGAGGCGCCGACGGTACGGGCGCTGATCAACGAGCGCGCCCTGATCGAGTCCGCCCTCGCGGCCGAGGCGGCCTGGCGTCACGACGATCCCGCGACGACGGTCCACCTGCGAGAGGCTCGCACGGCGATCGAGGCCGCGACCGCCGCGGAGGACTGGACGGAGTTCCACGCCGCCGACGTCCGCTTCCACCGCGCCGTATCCGCCGCATCGGGGCAGGAGTGGGCGCTCGCGCAGCACCGGGCGGTCGCCGACGCGCTGTACGCCTACTTCGTGCCCTACCCGATCGCCTACCTGCGAGAGAGCAATGCGCAGCACCTCGCGGTCGTCGAGGCCATCGAGCGCGGCGACGCGGAGCGAGCGGCCCACGCGGCGCGCACGCACGTCCTCGAGTTGCGCGAATCGATGTTCATCGCTCCGCGGCCGAGCGGCTCCGGGCGCTGA